In a genomic window of Bacillota bacterium:
- a CDS encoding nucleotidyltransferase domain-containing protein has product MNFLNPSERKALNEFSSRVKSALSDNLIDLKFFGSKSTGKFHDQSDIDVLLIVNKRDENILDIVSDVLLDVELKYASKISPVVLSTAEFLKNQQHQTLFYHEITRDGVTL; this is encoded by the coding sequence ATGAATTTTTTAAATCCTTCCGAAAGAAAAGCACTGAATGAATTTTCTTCAAGGGTGAAGAGTGCTCTTAGTGATAATTTGATTGATCTCAAGTTTTTTGGGTCTAAATCAACCGGTAAATTTCATGATCAATCTGATATTGACGTGCTGTTAATTGTCAATAAGAGAGATGAGAATATCCTAGATATCGTGAGTGATGTTTTGTTAGACGTAGAGTTGAAATACGCTTCTAAGATCTCTCCTGTGGTACTTTCAACCGCAGAATTCTTAAAGAATCAACAACATCAAACCTTGTTTTATCATGAAATAACCCGGGACGGTGTAACGTTATGA
- a CDS encoding HEPN domain-containing protein, which produces MDLARYRIQKAYDHLKSAEILFNAGMYNDSQGRSYYAMFNAARALLALKQLDSKKHSGVISLFNQHFVKTGIVDRTAGRNFNKARVKRESSDYADFYVVSKDESYHQLETAKSFVELIKSTLEKW; this is translated from the coding sequence ATGGATCTGGCCCGATACCGAATTCAGAAAGCATATGATCATCTTAAATCAGCGGAAATTCTTTTTAATGCTGGCATGTATAACGATTCCCAAGGACGTTCTTATTATGCCATGTTTAACGCTGCAAGAGCGCTTTTAGCTTTAAAACAACTTGACAGCAAAAAACATAGCGGTGTAATCTCTCTATTCAATCAACACTTTGTTAAAACCGGTATAGTTGACCGAACAGCTGGCAGGAACTTTAACAAAGCCAGAGTAAAACGGGAATCATCTGATTATGCTGATTTTTATGTAGTCAGTAAAGACGAATCGTACCACCAGTTAGAAACGGCGAAAAGCTTTGTGGAACTCATAAAATCGACTCTGGAAAAATGGTAA
- a CDS encoding transposase encodes MFGRESKPCKVYEYGCLQPVAGEEILIEEMHRRQKLWNKLVEIERAHREKVREILVVPDDPVTPLMDRLKELRNQIKLARKKERTGKVDVTTLQGQARELREQIATAKMQRNEAKKLARESNKGALDQLEKERREVVKAATKASGLYWVNAEEVRNNYEIARRRAMRDKTELKFHRWDGTGKVTVRWQKGLAIPGAFESDTRMQIDPVPVEAWEHSKRSVRRKKSRTKIRLRVTSDERKKPVWVKLPMVMHRPIPAESEIRCASIIREKVGRKYRYKAVITATITNAFPLHGNGTIGIDLGWRQVKDGLRVAYWADDRGEHGQLLLEPEILHEFNKLPDLRAIRDKHFNEIKSELSAWAANNNKPDWLTEELKTIKAWRSPGRLVALIFRWSVQRFEGDVEIYEKLEYWRKRENHLYDWEANLRDQVHRRRREIYRIFAADIIKKYGTVVLEDFDLRKVARKKDPEEGTRGSLPMDKQRFIASVSELRLAIQNACARAGAAVYTVDAKYSTVECYECGHRENFDASVKLMRTCPKCKKLWDQDYNAAINLLHRGLEVRK; translated from the coding sequence ATGTTTGGCCGTGAATCCAAACCTTGTAAGGTTTACGAATATGGTTGTTTACAACCGGTGGCCGGGGAGGAGATTTTAATCGAAGAAATGCACCGCCGGCAGAAACTTTGGAATAAACTTGTAGAGATTGAGCGGGCCCACCGTGAGAAGGTGCGGGAAATATTGGTGGTGCCGGATGACCCGGTGACACCTCTCATGGACAGGTTAAAAGAACTCCGGAATCAAATCAAGCTGGCCCGTAAAAAAGAACGAACCGGCAAAGTAGATGTTACAACGTTACAGGGGCAGGCCCGGGAATTACGAGAGCAAATAGCAACAGCAAAGATGCAAAGAAACGAGGCAAAAAAACTCGCCCGGGAATCTAATAAAGGTGCCTTGGACCAACTGGAGAAAGAACGGCGTGAAGTAGTCAAGGCAGCCACTAAAGCCAGTGGATTGTACTGGGTTAACGCTGAAGAAGTGAGAAATAATTATGAAATTGCCCGCAGGCGTGCGATGCGGGATAAGACGGAATTAAAATTTCACCGGTGGGACGGAACCGGGAAAGTTACCGTTAGGTGGCAGAAGGGGCTTGCAATACCCGGGGCCTTTGAAAGCGATACACGCATGCAAATTGATCCTGTGCCGGTAGAGGCTTGGGAACACTCTAAAAGAAGTGTGCGAAGAAAAAAATCCCGTACCAAAATACGCCTACGGGTTACTTCCGACGAAAGAAAGAAACCCGTTTGGGTAAAGCTTCCCATGGTAATGCACCGTCCAATACCGGCAGAGTCAGAAATAAGGTGCGCTTCTATTATCCGGGAAAAAGTCGGACGCAAATACAGGTATAAAGCAGTCATTACCGCAACCATCACCAACGCTTTCCCGTTGCACGGAAATGGAACAATCGGTATTGACCTGGGCTGGCGTCAGGTAAAGGATGGTTTGCGAGTTGCATATTGGGCAGATGACCGGGGAGAGCACGGGCAATTATTACTTGAACCGGAAATACTTCATGAATTCAATAAACTACCTGATTTGCGAGCCATCAGAGATAAGCATTTTAACGAGATCAAATCTGAGCTCAGCGCCTGGGCGGCGAATAATAATAAGCCGGATTGGCTTACAGAGGAATTAAAAACAATAAAGGCCTGGCGCTCCCCGGGGCGATTGGTAGCACTAATCTTCCGTTGGAGCGTGCAAAGATTTGAAGGCGATGTGGAAATATACGAAAAGCTGGAATACTGGCGTAAGCGGGAAAACCACCTGTATGACTGGGAAGCAAATTTGCGCGACCAGGTACACCGTAGACGGCGGGAGATTTACCGCATATTTGCAGCGGATATTATTAAAAAATATGGCACTGTAGTGTTAGAAGATTTTGACCTTCGAAAAGTAGCCAGAAAAAAAGATCCAGAAGAAGGAACCCGTGGTTCGCTGCCCATGGATAAGCAAAGATTTATCGCATCGGTGAGCGAATTGAGGCTGGCAATTCAAAATGCTTGTGCCCGGGCAGGTGCGGCCGTTTACACAGTAGACGCAAAATACAGCACTGTCGAGTGTTATGAATGTGGCCACCGGGAGAATTTTGATGCATCGGTTAAATTAATGAGAACTTGTCCGAAGTGTAAAAAGCTTTGGGATCAGGATTATAATGCTGCTATTAATTTATTGCACAGGGGACTGGAAGTTCGCAAATAG
- a CDS encoding toxin HicA, translating to MSKLQKLYRKIKNNPKAVSFRDLDKLLAFAGFKVRQPGGGSSHYFYKKKNKCISVPYKRPYVREYYVNRVIELLEGELDFENQEGH from the coding sequence TTGTCAAAGTTGCAAAAACTTTACCGTAAAATAAAGAACAATCCAAAGGCTGTTAGCTTTCGGGATCTTGATAAACTACTGGCTTTTGCTGGATTTAAAGTGAGACAACCAGGAGGTGGTTCCAGTCATTATTTCTATAAGAAAAAGAACAAGTGTATTTCGGTACCATATAAAAGACCATATGTCCGTGAATATTATGTGAATAGAGTAATAGAACTCTTGGAAGGAGAGTTGGATTTTGAAAATCAAGAGGGACATTAA
- a CDS encoding type II toxin-antitoxin system HicB family antitoxin, producing the protein MNLPYTILLKRYPDGVYFAEVKELPGCMTEADTKEEVLLMIDDAMRGWLEIAIHDGRDIPEPVDENFSGRILLRTPKSLHKALLDKAKNEGVSLNQYLVYQLSKSVQCNE; encoded by the coding sequence ATGAATTTACCCTACACCATTTTATTAAAGAGGTATCCTGACGGAGTCTATTTTGCTGAGGTAAAGGAATTACCCGGCTGCATGACGGAAGCAGACACCAAAGAGGAAGTTTTGTTAATGATTGATGATGCCATGCGCGGATGGTTGGAAATTGCCATTCATGACGGCAGAGATATACCTGAGCCAGTAGATGAGAATTTTTCCGGAAGAATTCTCTTGCGAACACCCAAATCTCTGCACAAAGCTTTACTTGATAAAGCAAAGAATGAAGGTGTGAGCTTAAATCAATACCTGGTCTACCAGCTTTCAAAATCAGTCCAGTGTAATGAATAA
- a CDS encoding type II toxin-antitoxin system HicB family antitoxin has translation MDDLNRHLRELLQDPEFEKAWQEGEQEYREEKRQIKTYAVEGELDRFLDTPDNHEELVSKSEAYRNVKYPVKSTRLPEGEWLAEHPDLPGCKIHGSTQKEAIANLEEVKLSWIYAAMAEGRNIPKPRTGKQ, from the coding sequence ATGGATGATTTAAACCGTCATTTAAGGGAATTACTCCAAGATCCCGAATTTGAAAAAGCTTGGCAAGAAGGTGAGCAGGAATACAGGGAAGAAAAAAGACAAATAAAGACTTATGCTGTGGAAGGTGAGTTGGACCGTTTTCTTGATACTCCTGACAACCACGAGGAATTAGTTAGTAAGAGTGAGGCATATAGGAACGTTAAATATCCAGTGAAATCAACCAGACTACCGGAAGGTGAATGGCTGGCCGAACACCCTGATTTACCGGGGTGTAAAATTCATGGTTCAACACAGAAAGAGGCCATTGCCAATTTAGAAGAGGTTAAACTCTCCTGGATTTACGCAGCCATGGCCGAAGGCAGAAATATACCGAAACCTAGAACAGGGAAACAATAG
- a CDS encoding conjugal transfer protein TraC: MKLFNRIEINFIKKENEYEEPLEETAQDFLGVDDIKNGVIRHSNRHYSLVVEVNPINYNLLSDNEQNQVEDSFMEFLNSLNYPIQLYVQTRYLDVSGHLNFLKSKSQSAKGELQNYIANLHEFMRLKLAQKPVLIKRYFVVISCKAEKPRQSMQELERRVNHIIEGLYGCGIVARPLNTEEVTDLIYAAQNKKRAYVTNIKDSVSYGHKSLYTTKGG; the protein is encoded by the coding sequence ATGAAATTGTTTAACCGTATAGAGATAAATTTCATCAAGAAAGAAAATGAATACGAAGAACCTTTAGAGGAGACTGCGCAGGATTTCCTCGGTGTTGATGACATAAAGAACGGTGTGATTCGCCACAGCAACCGGCATTACTCTCTGGTAGTGGAAGTAAACCCTATCAATTATAATTTACTCTCAGACAACGAACAAAATCAGGTGGAAGATTCGTTCATGGAGTTTTTAAACTCGCTTAATTATCCTATACAGCTATATGTTCAAACCAGGTACTTAGATGTATCCGGTCACTTAAATTTTCTGAAAAGCAAAAGTCAAAGTGCTAAGGGGGAACTTCAAAACTATATAGCAAACCTGCACGAATTCATGCGATTGAAACTGGCCCAAAAACCCGTTCTTATTAAGAGGTATTTTGTAGTTATCTCTTGCAAGGCCGAAAAACCACGGCAGTCAATGCAGGAGTTAGAACGACGAGTAAATCATATTATTGAAGGTCTTTACGGGTGTGGTATCGTTGCCCGTCCTCTTAATACTGAAGAAGTCACTGACTTAATCTACGCAGCTCAAAACAAAAAACGCGCCTATGTCACAAATATCAAAGATTCAGTGAGCTACGGCCACAAATCACTCTATACAACGAAGGGAGGTTAA